The following coding sequences lie in one Myxococcus xanthus genomic window:
- a CDS encoding ATP-binding protein, giving the protein MNMADDGRGQRAPGAGTFRGQSAASGQAGTRSGDVSEDPGNWGDPPPGHPAAGIGPFRPGARPTNGPTRPAPMPGLGVGRPPPEKNGQHRAVPAAAAPVMNGKAPGPVSPREPDGEVVRPTPTKTLNELDELRNQAHTGPQVDPELAAAVGFTHFDVTSSQDNLITVLLTREDLHLLASQTLVRVRSREDNRAYLGVVVRGPFAEPNAVPANSTMAIGVVTHGKKLAYTFDYHGRAEIEIVGEEVEGTLKPPRFRPRPQSPVFLLDEAESARVLGVGGDMCLGLVVGYEKMEARLNPRDKSILPRHTGIIGTTGGGKSTTVATLIHRAQADGIATIVFDVEGEYTHVDQPTDHAAMLEALKRRGQRPQGVKDLHIHHLTGRDSLNPRHRNKHSFSLKFSSLSPYALAEILDMSDAQQERFLKAYDVTKLLLEDFNIYPQTEEERRQVLDVDELSTGFPHMTIDHVLDVVSAYIYSLSDEGKSETRGKSRATPRKQASLLEENDDAEADPDVTAKAPSRGLMLRTEFKSNFGRVMARVMAQSSRHEISWKALASKLHRLRRLGIFDVGSEQGVAYESMLTPGRVSVIDLSDTDSPQLNNLVIADILRGLQEAQERRYERANAKDQSVTPVLIIIEEAHEFLSANRIAQMPVLFEQVAKIAKRGRKRWMGLVFVTQLPQHLPNEVLGLINNFVIHKIADSSVISRMQKTAGSIDESLWNRVSRLAPGQALVSFSNFTRPLMVAVDPAPVKRLLVE; this is encoded by the coding sequence ATGAACATGGCTGACGACGGCAGGGGGCAGCGCGCGCCGGGTGCCGGGACTTTCCGGGGGCAATCCGCCGCTTCAGGACAGGCTGGGACCCGGTCTGGTGACGTGTCGGAGGATCCAGGCAATTGGGGCGATCCACCGCCCGGCCACCCCGCGGCAGGAATTGGACCGTTCAGGCCAGGGGCGAGGCCCACCAACGGGCCCACACGCCCCGCCCCCATGCCGGGCCTGGGCGTTGGCCGGCCGCCGCCCGAGAAGAATGGTCAGCACCGCGCTGTCCCCGCGGCGGCAGCACCTGTCATGAATGGCAAGGCCCCTGGGCCCGTGTCCCCGCGGGAGCCTGACGGTGAGGTCGTTCGACCGACCCCAACGAAGACGCTGAACGAGCTCGACGAACTCAGGAACCAGGCCCATACCGGTCCCCAGGTGGATCCAGAGCTGGCGGCGGCGGTGGGTTTCACCCACTTCGACGTCACATCCAGCCAGGACAACCTCATCACCGTGCTGCTCACGCGTGAGGATTTGCACCTGCTCGCGTCCCAGACGCTGGTCCGGGTGAGGTCGAGGGAGGACAACCGCGCCTACCTGGGCGTCGTCGTGCGGGGCCCCTTCGCGGAACCGAACGCGGTGCCCGCCAACTCCACCATGGCCATTGGCGTGGTCACCCACGGCAAGAAGCTGGCGTACACATTCGACTATCACGGGCGTGCGGAGATTGAGATTGTCGGAGAGGAGGTCGAAGGCACGCTGAAGCCTCCCCGCTTCCGGCCCCGGCCGCAGAGCCCCGTCTTCCTGCTCGACGAGGCGGAGAGCGCTCGCGTGCTGGGCGTCGGCGGCGACATGTGCCTGGGGCTGGTGGTCGGGTACGAAAAGATGGAGGCCCGGCTCAATCCCCGGGACAAATCCATCCTTCCACGCCACACGGGCATCATCGGAACGACGGGCGGCGGCAAGTCCACCACGGTGGCCACGCTCATCCACCGAGCCCAGGCGGATGGCATCGCGACCATCGTCTTCGACGTGGAGGGTGAATACACGCACGTGGACCAGCCCACGGACCATGCCGCCATGCTCGAGGCGCTCAAGCGGCGAGGCCAGCGTCCGCAGGGCGTCAAGGACTTGCACATCCACCACCTCACCGGGCGCGACAGCCTCAATCCGCGACACCGGAACAAGCACTCGTTCTCGCTCAAGTTCTCCAGCCTGTCTCCGTACGCGCTCGCCGAGATTCTCGACATGTCGGACGCACAGCAGGAGCGGTTCCTCAAGGCCTACGACGTCACCAAGCTCTTGCTCGAAGACTTCAACATCTACCCGCAGACGGAAGAAGAGCGCCGCCAGGTCCTCGACGTGGACGAGTTGTCCACGGGCTTTCCCCACATGACCATCGACCACGTGCTGGACGTGGTCAGCGCGTACATCTACAGCCTCAGTGACGAAGGCAAATCGGAGACGCGCGGTAAATCACGTGCCACCCCTCGGAAGCAGGCGTCCCTTCTCGAAGAGAACGACGACGCGGAGGCCGACCCGGACGTCACCGCCAAGGCGCCATCGCGCGGACTGATGCTGCGCACCGAGTTCAAGAGCAACTTCGGCCGGGTCATGGCGCGCGTCATGGCCCAGAGCAGCCGGCACGAAATCAGCTGGAAGGCCCTGGCCAGCAAACTCCACCGACTGCGGCGCCTGGGCATCTTCGACGTGGGTAGCGAGCAAGGCGTGGCCTATGAGTCCATGCTCACGCCCGGGCGCGTTTCCGTCATCGACCTGTCGGACACGGACTCACCGCAGCTCAACAACCTGGTCATCGCAGACATCCTGCGAGGCCTCCAGGAAGCGCAGGAGCGACGCTACGAGCGGGCCAACGCGAAGGACCAATCGGTCACGCCGGTCCTCATCATCATCGAAGAGGCCCACGAGTTCCTCTCCGCGAACCGCATTGCCCAGATGCCCGTGCTCTTCGAGCAGGTGGCGAAGATTGCCAAGCGGGGCCGCAAGCGCTGGATGGGGCTCGTCTTCGTCACCCAGCTTCCGCAGCACCTGCCCAACGAGGTGCTGGGCCTCATCAACAACTTCGTCATCCACAAGATCGCCGACAGCTCTGTCATCTCGCGCATGCAGAAAACCGCGGGCAGCATCGACGAGAGCCTCTGGAACCGGGTGTCGCGGTTGGCCCCCGGTCAGGCGCTGGTGTCGTTCAGCAACTTCACCCGGCCGCTGATGGTCGCGGTGGACCCCGCACCGGTGAAGCGGCTGCTGGTGGAGTGA
- a CDS encoding endonuclease/exonuclease/phosphatase family protein, which yields MSRPLPPASRDRNRLRAAALLAALLSLSACEGRGTPPGPDEPCVGAACVPQQPPDTALEGSVRIAAFNVQRLFDTVCDSSECGGSNYEALPTPSEFGLQADRLASAISRLNADVVLLAEVETQASLDALTSRLPRFGYSELGETGAPASVDVAVLSVHPITDVRGHRERTLWRPDGSATRFSRELLEVHLDVDGKKVIVFSAHFRSKSNDDAGRRFAEAVATRDVVAGAAQAAPDALVILGGDLNDVPGSEPITALERDGALLRVSSDRPDSETWTYAYRGDLQAIDHLYLARGGGSYVPGSFRTARDPRGGYGGSDHAAVYADFLPVP from the coding sequence ATGTCACGCCCCCTTCCTCCTGCGTCGCGGGACCGCAATCGCCTCCGCGCCGCTGCCCTGCTGGCCGCCCTCTTGTCGCTGTCCGCCTGCGAGGGGCGTGGAACACCACCGGGGCCGGATGAACCGTGTGTCGGGGCTGCCTGTGTACCGCAGCAACCGCCCGACACCGCGCTCGAAGGCAGCGTGCGCATCGCGGCCTTCAACGTGCAGCGGCTCTTTGACACGGTGTGCGACTCCAGTGAGTGCGGCGGCAGCAACTACGAGGCGCTGCCCACCCCCTCCGAGTTCGGCCTCCAGGCGGACCGGCTCGCGTCCGCCATCTCGCGACTGAACGCCGACGTGGTGCTGTTGGCAGAGGTGGAAACCCAGGCCTCGCTCGACGCGCTCACGTCACGGCTCCCCCGCTTCGGCTATTCAGAACTGGGCGAGACGGGCGCACCGGCGTCCGTGGACGTGGCCGTCCTCTCCGTTCACCCCATCACCGACGTCCGCGGGCATCGGGAACGCACGCTGTGGCGCCCGGATGGCTCCGCCACCCGGTTCTCCCGCGAGTTGCTGGAGGTCCACCTGGACGTGGACGGGAAGAAGGTCATCGTCTTCTCCGCGCACTTCCGCTCCAAGTCCAACGACGACGCCGGGCGCCGCTTCGCCGAGGCCGTGGCGACGCGGGACGTCGTCGCGGGCGCGGCCCAGGCGGCTCCAGACGCGCTGGTCATCCTTGGGGGAGACCTCAACGACGTACCGGGCTCGGAGCCCATCACCGCGCTGGAGCGCGACGGCGCGCTGCTGCGCGTCTCCAGCGACCGGCCGGACAGCGAGACGTGGACGTATGCCTACCGCGGCGACCTCCAGGCCATCGACCACCTGTACCTGGCGCGCGGCGGGGGCTCGTATGTGCCCGGCTCGTTCCGCACGGCGAGGGACCCACGGGGCGGCTATGGCGGGTCAGACCACGCCGCCGTGTACGCGGACTTCCTGCCCGTGCCCTGA
- a CDS encoding YceI family protein, translated as MSVSTWNIDASHSSILFVARHMVVARVHGRFERFSGILRVNPEQPTQGEVEMTVETASIYTGSTDRDAHLRSPDFLDAEAAPRLTFRGTKVEPAGGASFRLLGDLTIRNVTQPVAFDARHIGTSRDPWGNSRLIYSARTTINRTDYGIRWNKTLDNGGWLVSEKIDLELDIQAIPATA; from the coding sequence ATGTCTGTCAGCACCTGGAACATCGACGCTTCTCACTCGTCCATCCTCTTCGTCGCGCGCCACATGGTGGTGGCGCGGGTCCACGGTCGCTTCGAGCGCTTCTCCGGAATCCTCCGTGTGAATCCCGAGCAGCCCACTCAGGGTGAAGTCGAGATGACCGTGGAAACGGCGAGCATCTACACCGGCTCGACAGACCGGGACGCGCACCTGCGTTCTCCAGACTTCCTGGATGCCGAGGCCGCGCCCCGGCTCACCTTCCGCGGCACCAAGGTCGAACCCGCGGGCGGCGCCAGCTTCCGTCTCCTGGGTGACCTCACCATCCGCAACGTGACGCAGCCCGTGGCCTTCGACGCCCGGCACATCGGCACGTCGAGGGACCCGTGGGGCAACTCGCGGCTCATCTACTCTGCGCGCACCACCATCAACCGCACCGACTACGGCATCCGCTGGAACAAGACGCTCGACAATGGCGGCTGGCTCGTCAGCGAGAAGATCGATCTCGAGCTCGACATCCAGGCCATTCCCGCGACGGCCTGA
- a CDS encoding B12-binding domain-containing radical SAM protein: MRIAVIATYTHPTRLRLKEPSIMQSSVPELIAGLCPPHAEVEIFNEKECDIPMDRHWDLVFFSYLHSFYEHTKVLSTLFRQRGMTTVAGGRHASYFPDDAQQYFDAVITGEPEANVPALIEDFEKDKLQPRYQRPPLGPAAIRPYRYDLIDFTHNKLRLPGIEASRGCPFSCNFCVLTGNERYRYRPVAHVIDEIQQHMHWNPNFMGLMDDAFVFLDNNLGGSPKYLRELCEALIPLKKTWGCALTFNVLKDESLVKLMAKAGCRYVYTGLESLNPDSIKAMNKGQNKLSEVDAVIRRVFSAGILLSFGLIVGSDGDTNAYLEKLPEYLSDLQYFSVTFLGIVCPYPETPFFRELQAENRLLPGTLSRDYDGYTLCHRPKNLDTSEVVEHFHRLCAQLGSLPNIARHYWSKLTMSDMPRYKQTILFSGPEIVSIRNPVRNTARRYIAGQDALEYWDTQQMAQLGLQPQRLT; encoded by the coding sequence ATGCGGATCGCTGTCATCGCCACGTACACGCACCCCACCCGGCTGCGCCTCAAAGAGCCCTCCATCATGCAGTCCTCCGTGCCGGAGCTCATCGCCGGCCTGTGCCCCCCGCACGCGGAGGTGGAGATCTTCAACGAGAAGGAGTGCGACATCCCGATGGACCGCCACTGGGACCTCGTCTTCTTCTCCTATCTGCACTCCTTCTACGAGCACACCAAGGTGCTCTCCACCCTCTTCCGACAGCGCGGCATGACGACGGTCGCCGGCGGCCGTCACGCCAGCTACTTCCCGGACGACGCCCAGCAGTACTTCGACGCCGTCATCACCGGCGAGCCCGAGGCCAACGTGCCCGCGCTCATCGAGGACTTCGAGAAGGACAAGCTCCAGCCGCGCTACCAGCGCCCGCCACTGGGCCCCGCCGCCATCCGGCCCTACCGCTACGACCTCATCGACTTCACCCACAACAAGCTGCGCCTGCCCGGCATCGAGGCCTCACGCGGCTGCCCCTTCTCCTGCAACTTCTGCGTCCTCACCGGCAACGAGCGCTACCGCTATCGCCCCGTCGCCCACGTCATCGACGAAATCCAGCAGCACATGCACTGGAACCCCAACTTCATGGGGCTGATGGATGACGCCTTCGTATTCCTCGACAACAACCTCGGTGGCTCACCGAAATACCTGCGCGAGCTGTGCGAGGCCCTCATCCCGCTCAAGAAGACGTGGGGCTGCGCCCTCACCTTCAACGTCCTCAAGGACGAGTCGCTGGTGAAGCTGATGGCCAAGGCGGGCTGCCGCTACGTCTACACCGGCCTGGAGTCCCTCAACCCCGACTCCATCAAGGCCATGAACAAGGGCCAGAACAAGCTGAGCGAAGTGGACGCCGTCATCCGCCGCGTCTTCTCCGCCGGCATCCTGTTGTCCTTCGGCCTCATCGTGGGCTCGGACGGAGACACCAACGCGTACCTGGAGAAGCTCCCCGAGTACCTCTCCGACCTCCAGTACTTCTCCGTCACCTTCCTGGGCATCGTCTGTCCCTACCCGGAGACGCCCTTCTTCCGTGAGCTCCAGGCGGAGAACCGCCTGCTGCCGGGCACCTTGAGCCGCGACTACGACGGCTACACGCTCTGCCACCGTCCCAAGAACCTGGACACATCGGAGGTGGTGGAGCACTTCCACCGGCTCTGCGCGCAGCTCGGCAGCCTGCCGAACATCGCCCGCCACTACTGGTCCAAGCTCACGATGAGCGACATGCCCCGGTACAAGCAGACCATCCTCTTCTCCGGGCCCGAAATCGTGAGCATCCGAAACCCGGTGAGGAACACGGCACGGCGCTACATCGCCGGGCAGGACGCCTTGGAGTACTGGGACACGCAGCAGATGGCCCAGCTTGGCCTTCAGCCGCAGCGGCTCACGTGA
- a CDS encoding AAA family ATPase produces the protein MSPVDIDPILATLAPYIPGAVLRRLERTEAHALPLVEPVRGAILLLDIAGFTPIVVSLSGAGPRGIDALQRLLTSYYTEMIDVVKDHGGDIYQFAGDSILACFEVEPGVDASGAVQRAARCALDVQQRLSRFAQLELLGQRFSVSSRIGIGFGEAHRVVLGATGMWMHPALIGQPLAQAVAAEKRATVGEVLLSPEAWALLPEPARQGEARGNAYRLAPTVPLRVPPAPGFVLPSGPEMVARCSLLLHPVLFTKITTAHQEFSGDFRDVTCFFLRFDSQRASARPEDFTRELNAFYEYVQRESAHHGGVLLMTDFTDKGNVLYVIFGAPTALQSKEVLACRLACKLMRERESFPFVSSLQIGIATGPAYFGDMGSPWRKGYSALGEVVNMAARLMTHGQGSGIHIDAQTERKLHQGGFDTEFVEDARLKGVSRAVPVYRLSAEVRRSLFLKGKGDIVGRQREVEALRQAVDESLEGHGRICVVSGEAGIGKSRLGAKVVEVAEARGAHSLYGICYSYEMFTPFFPWKEVLVQLFGLHEGDDVETQLSRLRQGFAGLEDTGPEWIPVLAGILGLHVEESSLTRDLDARRKNQKLFQIILQLLEKLSRQAPVLLFFEDLHWADNISVDLIEYVAARLSPLRVTLLVTMRPGVHLKSLKGLPGLRWLDLSSLDDEDTRALLRLHLRMETPDTALEDLLLAKVQGNPFFTESIVQGMVEKGYLGPVAPGAERLELKRSLQGLELPDSIQDVVLARIDLLTETEKLVVRVASVVGRIFTLEAVAALAPGSVSPERIREAIDTLTRLGLILLELEEPFTCIFKHIVIRDVAYTTLLVSAREDLHRRMARFIEARAGDNPVKSAGILAYHSLAGNDEVKGLEYTLMAARSAREQYANDDAVHHYNRAMEILGGTVALDPEEVLRKTHVVMKELAETLLNAGNYAGAILMFEQCLADEEQVPRRAEIHLGLGRAHQEKGESKRAIQELETALELMGRTMPRSMAALVLRSVLAMGLHLLYGLFPWLVRPLGARLPLYLKQLSTLISLIKIYYFADIGKLTWATLVATTMAERSRSEYGLSLATSYYGSLLFGSGMVGRSGYWCQRALEHARRSRDTAAEGVALSRLATQSIFTNAQARATEYGEQAVALLRQVGDMWEVQTGLMMLATSQFMASRFEDAERAYLEMGRVGVELNALMHQGWSHAWVPMCRYLRGDGDVGELCAELEEGLRISIDVQDLANQCASLNHLVNVAVREHQVEEAALMAVRADEALWRYHVLVPFLQIGLVDAAEGALFALEQGAVSVPREQLWALYRRCALKARALGALYPYLRGPAMRVMARAKALERGAKAAEPLFDRALKVLEATPNRWETGVGYLDAAAALPHRRTALLARARDIFTAIDAQAELRRVERLESGPQDTAPMLAAALT, from the coding sequence ATGTCTCCGGTGGACATCGACCCCATCCTCGCGACGTTGGCGCCCTACATCCCCGGCGCCGTGCTCCGGCGTCTGGAGCGCACGGAGGCGCACGCGCTGCCGCTCGTGGAGCCGGTGCGAGGCGCCATCCTGCTCCTGGACATCGCGGGCTTCACGCCCATCGTCGTCAGCCTGAGCGGCGCCGGGCCCCGGGGCATCGATGCGCTCCAGCGGCTCCTGACGAGCTACTACACGGAGATGATCGACGTCGTGAAGGACCACGGCGGCGACATCTACCAGTTCGCCGGTGACTCCATCCTGGCCTGCTTCGAGGTGGAGCCGGGCGTGGACGCCAGCGGCGCGGTGCAGCGCGCGGCCCGGTGTGCGCTGGACGTCCAGCAGCGGCTGTCCCGCTTCGCGCAGCTGGAGCTGCTGGGCCAGCGCTTCAGCGTGTCGTCGCGCATCGGCATCGGGTTCGGCGAAGCCCACCGGGTGGTGCTGGGCGCCACGGGCATGTGGATGCACCCCGCGCTCATCGGCCAGCCGCTGGCGCAGGCGGTGGCGGCTGAGAAGCGGGCCACGGTGGGGGAGGTGCTGCTCAGCCCGGAGGCGTGGGCCCTGCTGCCGGAGCCGGCCCGTCAAGGCGAGGCCCGCGGCAACGCGTACCGCCTGGCGCCCACCGTGCCGTTGCGCGTGCCTCCAGCGCCCGGCTTCGTGTTGCCCTCGGGGCCGGAGATGGTGGCCCGGTGCTCGCTGCTGCTGCACCCGGTGCTCTTCACGAAAATCACGACGGCGCACCAGGAGTTCAGCGGCGACTTCCGCGATGTCACCTGTTTCTTCCTCCGCTTCGACAGCCAACGTGCGTCCGCACGGCCGGAGGACTTCACCCGCGAGCTGAACGCCTTCTACGAATACGTCCAGCGGGAGAGCGCACACCACGGCGGCGTGTTGCTGATGACGGACTTCACCGACAAGGGGAACGTCCTCTACGTCATCTTCGGCGCGCCCACGGCCTTGCAGAGCAAGGAGGTGCTGGCCTGCCGGCTCGCGTGCAAGCTGATGCGGGAGCGGGAGTCCTTCCCCTTCGTCTCATCGCTGCAGATTGGCATCGCCACCGGTCCGGCCTACTTCGGCGACATGGGGTCGCCCTGGCGCAAGGGGTACTCCGCGCTCGGCGAAGTCGTGAACATGGCCGCCCGCCTGATGACACACGGGCAGGGCAGCGGCATCCACATCGACGCGCAGACGGAGCGCAAGCTGCACCAGGGCGGCTTCGACACCGAGTTCGTGGAGGATGCGCGGCTCAAGGGCGTGTCACGCGCGGTGCCTGTCTACCGACTGTCGGCGGAGGTGCGCCGCAGCCTGTTCCTCAAGGGCAAGGGAGACATCGTCGGCCGGCAGCGCGAGGTGGAGGCGCTGCGCCAGGCCGTCGACGAATCGCTGGAGGGCCACGGCCGCATCTGCGTGGTGTCGGGCGAAGCGGGCATCGGCAAGTCGCGGCTGGGCGCGAAGGTGGTGGAGGTGGCGGAGGCGCGGGGGGCCCACAGCCTCTACGGCATCTGCTACTCGTACGAGATGTTCACGCCCTTCTTCCCGTGGAAGGAGGTGCTGGTCCAGCTCTTCGGCCTGCACGAAGGCGACGACGTGGAGACGCAGCTGTCCCGGCTGCGCCAGGGCTTCGCGGGCCTGGAGGACACGGGACCGGAATGGATACCCGTGCTCGCGGGCATCCTGGGGCTGCACGTGGAGGAGTCGTCCCTCACGCGCGACCTGGATGCCCGGCGGAAGAATCAGAAGCTCTTCCAGATCATCCTCCAGCTCCTGGAGAAGCTGTCGCGCCAGGCGCCGGTGCTGCTCTTCTTCGAGGATCTGCACTGGGCCGACAACATCTCCGTCGACCTCATCGAGTACGTCGCCGCGCGGCTGTCCCCGCTGCGGGTGACGCTGCTGGTGACGATGCGGCCGGGCGTGCACCTCAAGAGCCTCAAGGGGTTGCCCGGGCTGCGATGGTTGGACTTGTCCAGCCTGGATGACGAGGACACGCGGGCGCTGCTGCGGCTGCACCTGCGCATGGAGACGCCGGACACGGCGCTGGAGGACCTGCTGCTGGCCAAGGTGCAGGGCAACCCGTTCTTCACCGAGTCCATCGTCCAGGGCATGGTGGAGAAGGGCTACCTGGGACCGGTGGCGCCGGGCGCGGAGCGGTTGGAACTCAAGCGCAGCCTGCAGGGGCTGGAGCTGCCGGACTCCATCCAGGATGTGGTGCTGGCGCGCATCGACCTGCTCACGGAGACGGAGAAGCTGGTGGTGCGCGTGGCCTCCGTGGTGGGCCGCATCTTCACGCTGGAGGCGGTGGCCGCGCTGGCGCCCGGCTCGGTGTCCCCGGAGCGGATTCGCGAGGCCATCGACACGCTGACGCGGCTGGGGCTCATCCTCCTGGAACTGGAGGAGCCCTTCACCTGCATCTTCAAGCACATCGTCATCCGCGACGTGGCGTACACCACGCTGCTGGTGTCCGCGCGCGAGGACCTGCACCGGCGCATGGCGCGCTTCATCGAGGCCCGCGCCGGGGACAACCCCGTCAAGTCGGCGGGAATCCTGGCCTACCACTCGCTGGCGGGAAACGACGAGGTGAAGGGCCTGGAGTACACGCTGATGGCGGCGCGCAGCGCGCGCGAGCAGTACGCCAACGACGACGCCGTCCACCACTACAACCGGGCCATGGAGATTCTGGGTGGCACCGTGGCGTTGGACCCGGAGGAGGTCCTGCGCAAGACGCACGTCGTGATGAAGGAGTTGGCGGAGACGCTGCTCAACGCGGGCAACTACGCGGGCGCCATCCTCATGTTCGAGCAGTGCCTGGCGGACGAGGAGCAGGTGCCGCGCCGCGCGGAGATTCACCTGGGCCTGGGCCGGGCCCACCAGGAGAAGGGCGAGTCGAAGCGCGCCATCCAGGAGCTGGAGACGGCGCTGGAGCTCATGGGGCGCACGATGCCGCGGAGCATGGCGGCGCTGGTGCTGCGCTCGGTGCTGGCCATGGGGCTGCACCTGCTCTACGGCCTGTTCCCCTGGCTGGTGCGGCCACTGGGCGCGCGGCTGCCGCTGTACTTGAAGCAGCTGTCCACGCTCATCTCGCTCATCAAGATCTACTACTTCGCGGACATCGGGAAGCTCACCTGGGCCACGCTGGTGGCCACGACAATGGCGGAGCGCTCGCGCAGTGAGTACGGCCTGAGCCTGGCGACCAGCTACTACGGCTCGCTGCTGTTCGGCTCGGGGATGGTGGGGCGATCGGGGTACTGGTGCCAGCGCGCGCTGGAGCATGCGCGGCGCTCACGGGATACGGCGGCGGAGGGCGTGGCGCTGAGCCGGCTGGCCACGCAGTCCATCTTCACCAACGCGCAGGCCCGCGCCACGGAGTACGGCGAGCAGGCGGTGGCGCTGCTGCGGCAGGTGGGGGACATGTGGGAGGTGCAGACGGGCCTGATGATGCTGGCCACCAGCCAGTTCATGGCCTCGCGCTTCGAGGATGCGGAGCGTGCGTACCTCGAGATGGGCCGCGTGGGCGTGGAACTCAACGCGTTGATGCATCAGGGGTGGTCGCACGCGTGGGTCCCCATGTGCCGCTACCTGCGTGGCGACGGGGACGTGGGCGAGCTGTGCGCGGAGCTGGAGGAAGGCCTGCGCATCAGCATCGACGTACAGGACCTGGCCAACCAGTGCGCCAGCCTGAATCACCTGGTCAACGTGGCGGTGCGCGAGCACCAGGTGGAGGAAGCGGCGCTGATGGCGGTGCGCGCCGACGAGGCGCTGTGGCGCTACCACGTGCTGGTGCCCTTCCTCCAGATTGGACTCGTGGACGCGGCGGAGGGCGCGCTCTTCGCGCTGGAGCAGGGGGCCGTCTCCGTGCCGCGCGAGCAGCTGTGGGCCCTCTACCGCCGCTGCGCGCTCAAGGCGCGAGCGTTGGGGGCGCTCTATCCGTACCTGCGCGGCCCGGCCATGCGGGTGATGGCGCGTGCGAAGGCGCTCGAGCGGGGCGCGAAGGCCGCGGAGCCGTTGTTCGACCGCGCGCTCAAGGTGCTGGAGGCCACGCCCAACCGCTGGGAGACGGGCGTGGGCTACCTGGACGCGGCGGCGGCGTTGCCTCACCGGCGCACGGCGTTGCTCGCCCGCGCGCGTGACATCTTCACCGCCATCGATGCGCAGGCGGAGCTGCGGCGGGTGGAGCGACTGGAGTCCGGTCCTCAGGATACGGCGCCGATGCTGGCGGCGGCGCTCACGTGA
- a CDS encoding molybdenum cofactor carrier protein — MRRPRRIIGVFGSGKEDHAERVIPLVRWIAEAGFDLLTGAGSGVMRTAADAFVQVEYRHGISIGIVPGTVEGGEYRPRSGYPNPNVELPIYTHLPLSGEQGTDPLSRNHINVLTPHALVSLPGGAGTVAEAALALRYGKPVILYGPPESFRRFPAELERTDSLERVAEFLRAAVRDPLRLAVP, encoded by the coding sequence ATGCGCAGGCCACGGCGGATCATCGGTGTCTTCGGTTCTGGCAAGGAGGACCACGCGGAGCGGGTCATCCCGCTGGTCCGGTGGATCGCCGAGGCGGGCTTCGACCTGCTCACGGGCGCGGGCAGCGGGGTGATGCGGACGGCGGCGGATGCCTTCGTCCAGGTGGAGTACCGGCACGGCATCTCCATTGGCATCGTCCCAGGCACGGTGGAGGGCGGCGAGTACCGGCCCCGCTCGGGCTACCCCAATCCCAACGTGGAGCTGCCCATCTACACGCATCTGCCGCTCAGCGGAGAGCAGGGGACGGATCCGCTCAGCCGCAATCACATCAACGTGCTCACGCCGCACGCCCTGGTGTCACTGCCCGGGGGCGCGGGCACGGTGGCCGAGGCGGCCCTGGCCCTGCGTTATGGCAAGCCGGTCATCCTCTACGGACCGCCGGAGTCGTTCCGGCGCTTCCCAGCGGAGCTGGAGCGGACGGACTCCCTGGAGCGGGTGGCCGAGTTCCTCCGGGCCGCGGTGCGTGATCCGCTCCGCCTGGCCGTGCCGTAG